Below is a window of Camelina sativa cultivar DH55 chromosome 11, Cs, whole genome shotgun sequence DNA.
ggagagagagagatgggaaaAGTAAGAGAGGGGGCACTGAAGTTAAAGGACGATTCTTCTAGGggttaaaaaggtaaaacagagactttgtgtttttttttgtgtttgtgcttCCAATTTCTAAAGTtaaagctctttttttttttttttttcttccttttctcctaattttttttggtttgtggaaTATTACAAAATCTTCTTTCACGAATGATACTTTGATTGGTATCAAAGAATCAATGCTTTTCgacttctttatttatttgccTCTTCATTTTTGTGTAAAACGATGtgttcttttactttattttctccAAACCGTGGatcagttttataaaaaaataaatcagagtTAAGTCCAAAtccatttgtttttgttactacTTATTATATGGGTTTTATAAggggtaaacaaaaaaaagtttaagatttttgtattttcacGTCAGgatttgtttgatttcttttctcgAGTTTTCTTTGGACCTAATCAATGAGTTCTTTACGTGGATGTTTGGCTTGGGCTTATCCCTCTTCGTCGTCACATATTGATAAGTCAGGTCTGTTTCTTTCACATTAttcaatacaaaattttaattgatttttataatatCTCTTTAATTATTGTGAAGGGTTATATCATGCCCTTGGTCGATGCCAATTTAGCTTGTCTTGTCAGAAGGGTTGACCATTGGGTGAAacattcaagtttttttttacaacggTCAAAGGTGAATATGTTAATACTGTTCACCGATTAACTCGTGATCTCTActtaatttttaagaaatttcgACATCTAAAGATCCAAATAGAAACTAATAAGTTACCAAGAATATGTCATAACATTACAAAATCATGAAATCTATTTATATCATCCAATCTAAAACGTTAGAACTGACCCATATTGCGTCAGAAATTAACTAAATATTGAGATGCAATTGTTAAAGAAATGAGAATTTTACTTATGATGcatgaatatataatattcatgATTACATGTACACCAATGTTACCATCCTAATTTCTAAGAAAAGTCAGActtttgaatttgtattttctAAAACACATCGTCCAGTCAGTTtagtttttctatatattaaatacaaattctAACGATCTATTATTTAGTACATCTGTTCAGTCTAATAATATATTGGCGCAAGGCAACATTTTTTCACTCtaataaataagaataataatatattagcaTTGTTACGCTATATAACAAACATTGCCATGCAGTCACTAATGGAAATATGTGAACCGTTCTGCTATTTTAGGCATGAGATATAAGATTAGGTAACCAAAACAGGAATATAGTATTCCGATAGAAACATTTTCATACCATAACAACAACTTTcatgttgatttttttattctttgaaaAATTACAGGATAGATAGAAATACGTAATATGAATCAGACGTATCATTCGATTAAGCGGATTTTTTTGCTAAACCGAATTAATATATTCTCTACCGAACCTCAATTCACCAAATtttccaaacacacaaaaatttatccaaaaaaatttagaaattttaaaagaagTGTACAATTCAAATTGGATTCAAACACTTACTCAACCCGAAAACAGCATAAATAAAGTTCTTTTATACCTATCACGAcgctaaaacaaaaaaaatggaagtgtGGGTTGTGGTAGTGATGGGAATGGAGAGAAGATGCATGCCACCGGTGGAGTCGAGTGGAGTTCACCAAAGCAACCACTATAGCTAAATCCTTAccaatttacatatatataaataaaatcagtATCAAAAATATACTACTTTCCTTACAACTATGCAATCTTTCCATTTTAGGTTGGCTTATATTAAAGAGACCACAACTTTTATTTGCTGCTTTAAAAACCAGAGTcttaatttgagatttttttgtttcttatcttatatatctttaatgttttataGGCTCGTTCGTTGATTTTACATTTAAACACAATCTTAAGAATCTGCATATATAGATGCTATTTGTATTCATAATCGACCTTGGGACAAAAAATTAGggattgtttttttcaaaagagtCGTCACAATCACTTAGTTTGGTAGTATACACAAATTTCATGTGTGcttgaaagttttatttttgaaaagtttggtATAGGAACATTCTTTTTTAGctgatatttcatttttgtaaaattagggggaaaaaacagaaaagatttTGAGCACCGGAGCAGGCTGGTGAGAAGTGACGAGAGCGTAATGGGCGGAAAGGAGAACGTGTCACATTTTCCTTGTTATTCGTCGATTCTTTACGCATCATCACTCTTCCCCCATTCTCTTTCGTTTATAAAACATgtcgtagttttttttttttttttttttatttattttgattgtcaaaaaaaatggGAGATGGTTTCATGTGGTTTTTGAGTTAGTGAATAGTGATCCATGTATTATCTATATGTTGAGgcaaaaattgtaatatattagTATTCCCTCTAAGCAGGCCCGGCCCACCNttttttttttttttttttaatttatttattttgattgtcaaaaaaatggGAGATGGTTTCATGTGGTTTTTGAGTTAGTGAATAGTGATCCATGTATTATCTATATGTTGAGgcaaaaattgtaatatattagTATTCCCTCTAAGCAGGCCCGGCCCACCCCTAAAGCAGCCAAAACATCTGCTTTAGGccacataatatatacaaataatttgtacaatttaattaaacaaattcttAGCTAAGTTGGTTATCTTGTACGAGAATCTGTACCAGGTCGCAGATTTAATGCTCCAAATCagtagtttttgtatttttttaattgtttgtatCATATGATTacagttaatatattttatagaatattatgtataaaaaatgCTTTAGACCTCGGTAATCCTTGGACCGGCCCTGCCTCTAAGCTATAAAGTTTTACCTAATCAAACTTCACTAGTGTTATTTCAATTTCAAACCCATTCTTCTTTAGTGACGCAAATATGATTGTTCcaaatgaattttgtttttcacataaaaaaaaagacaaaaacgaAATAGGGacacgaaaaagaaaaaagacaaaaaacatAATCATTCAGTTTTAACAAATCATAATCCATTTGAACCACTGCATAGTGACAAAACAACGTAATCATTCATCACGAAGCATATAGccaaaataaaatccaaataaaTCTCAAGTCCTCGACAGACCAAACAACTGATCACTATTCGCATCAAAGACACGATATTAAGAGAACTGTGATAGAAATGAAAGAACCAGAAATGCTAATTGCACTACACAAAATACACAACAATGATttgattgtcaaacaaaaatacacaacaaTGAGCTTAAACTATGTATAATTAACAGATTTCGCTATTTGGTCCCACAATAACATGATGAACAATTAGTTtaataattctatattttaagaGTTCAAGTACCCAATGGCCAATGGTTTGATGCTTCGTTAAGTCAAAATCCATTGAATATGGATTtaagattttcatttttgttttatacgtaagtcactgtttttttttctactatgATGATATACTTTACGCAAATCCAGGAAGGAAAAATACTGCTAAGAAACTTATTAATATAAAAGCAGGATAAACAGGACGAGTAATAAAAGTTCAGCCATCAAAAACGAGTCCAAAACAAGTCGCACTGACGTAGAGTtctcttaccaaaaaaacacCATACCAATGGCGACATAACATTaggttctttaatttttttgccaaagaaaaacaaacaaatctataATCCCCTAAGCTCCGATGATTTCTGTTGGCTCCTCAGCAACTGGCTCATCAGCTGCCCTGTCTACCTTCACACCAACATCCTCTGCTGTGTAATCTCCATGCACCTAAGGAAAAACAAGAAGAGCAAAGTTAGAAAAGACCATCACCATGGCTTGACGAAACGAAGACTGATGTAACAATGACGACATTAATGTGATTTCAATTTACCTCCATGAGCTTTCCAAGGTCAAACTTGGGTGCCTTAAGGATCTTCACTTTACGGATGAACACGTTCTGCAATGGGTAGATGCTTGATGTTGCCTTCTCAATTTCTCTTCCAATGGCTTCTGGGATGAACTTGGCAACAAGATCCTTGAGGTCACAAGATGAAGCCTCCTTCACCATAATCTCACTCATCTTTCTGCGGATCTACAATGAACCATAAACATTTCAAGGAAAATGTTAATCTTCTGACAACAGAAAGACAATACTAATAAACACATATTATGATAATGTAATAGTTACCTGACGGATTTGGCTGGATTGAGCATAACAAGTACGCTTCACCTGGTTAGCACGTCTCTTTGTGAAGGCAATGCAGAAAAGCCTCAAGGTGAAACCGTCAGTGGTTTTCACATCAACATGGGCTTCAATCAAAGTCTGCCACTTCTTCACCAATGACCTTAGCTTGTCTGTGGTGAAATCCATACCCTACAAATCACAGAATCAAATCAGTACATTGTTTTTTAatatgccacaaacaacaaataaaaacagcAAGGGGTGGTCGTCTCTCAAATCTTACCCAGAACTGGGTCAACACATTCCTTCCCTGAACATCCTCTGCTCTAAGACGGATCTTCCTGTAAGCATTATCCTCATCAACTTGAAGGTCAGCAAGAGACACCTCAAAAACTCTGTGCTTCAGTCCCTCAGAGGCAATCTATTCACAATAAAAAGACCATCCAAAAAGACAAAGTCAGATTTGAACAAAGGGATCAATCTAAAAGAACCCTCACTATTCTCTTATCACATTTTGCAATTCCTAGTATCCAAACAACAAAAGACACCACAAGCAAATGTTATCTCTACAACTACCATTACGCAAATGACTATTCTCTATCCCCATGCTCTCAAGCAAATGTACAGTGAAACCCTAATCTAGCTCCAGCGTTAGTAAAAGACATAAGAGGACATTACCTTGGTACCCTGAGTCCTGGAGACAAGAGTCTTCCCAACATTCCTGTTGGTGAATGAAGAAGGAGCCTTCACGTCATACCAGTCCTTCTTGGAAAAAGGATCAACACTGCACCATATATTACAATTTCTCAATACACTGATTTTAGATTTAGAAATCTGAAACAATATATTCAGGGAATAAGTTACACTCACAGCTTCTTCTTTCCTCCTTTCCTACCCTTCGAAATCCTCTTGTTCTTGCTGTAACATCGGGCAAAACAATAACAATAGATCAGTACATGATTACTCGAAGCTGTCAAATGAGAGATTACGATACAGACTAAAGCgaggagggagagagaaagagagagagagagagagagattagagagagagagagagagatttaccCGACCGCCATGGTTAAGGATCTTCAGATGGTAGCGACGCCGAGctacagtgaagaagaagaagatgaagaagcggCTTCAACAACTGAGAGAATGACCTAATTCACGGgcattt
It encodes the following:
- the LOC104721322 gene encoding 40S ribosomal protein S3a-2, with the translated sequence MAVGKNKRISKGRKGGKKKLVDPFSKKDWYDVKAPSSFTNRNVGKTLVSRTQGTKIASEGLKHRVFEVSLADLQVDEDNAYRKIRLRAEDVQGRNVLTQFWGMDFTTDKLRSLVKKWQTLIEAHVDVKTTDGFTLRLFCIAFTKRRANQVKRTCYAQSSQIRQIRRKMSEIMVKEASSCDLKDLVAKFIPEAIGREIEKATSSIYPLQNVFIRKVKILKAPKFDLGKLMEVHGDYTAEDVGVKVDRAADEPVAEEPTEIIGA